A genomic stretch from Patescibacteria group bacterium includes:
- the rplL gene encoding 50S ribosomal protein L7/L12 — MSDEKKEVIVPEKFKDLVSKIESLTVLDLAELVSLLEDKFGVSAAAPMMAAAAGAPTAEAVEEKTAFDVELSEAGAQKINVIKAIRELTQLGLKEAKDLVDAAPKIVKEGVSKADAESMKKRLEEAGAKVTLK, encoded by the coding sequence ATGTCAGATGAAAAAAAAGAGGTCATTGTTCCCGAGAAATTTAAAGACCTAGTATCCAAGATCGAAAGCTTAACAGTCCTTGATCTTGCTGAACTTGTTAGTCTTCTCGAAGATAAATTTGGCGTTTCAGCCGCAGCTCCCATGATGGCTGCCGCAGCAGGCGCGCCTACAGCAGAAGCAGTTGAAGAAAAAACCGCATTTGATGTTGAGCTCAGCGAAGCAGGAGCGCAGAAAATTAATGTTATTAAAGCAATCCGTGAATTGACGCAGCTTGGCTTGAAGGAAGCAAAAGATCTTGTCGATGCAGCACCAAAAATTGTGAAAGAAGGTGTAAGTAAGGCCGATGCTGAAAGCATGAAGAAGAGACTTGAAGAAGCAGGAGCAAAAGTCACTCTCAAATAG
- the rplJ gene encoding 50S ribosomal protein L10, whose translation MARTKESKQGIIKQLTERLADARSVVFVSLKGLKVKETEELRRNLRAERIDCMMAKKTLIRRSLENRGVTTVDPKRYEGEVALVCGYDDEVAPARLLALFAKTHEALQLLGGLMFKEGEELVSMDAMQIKRLALLPSQTELRAKVVGCLANPLRGIVSVLSGNTRSLVYVLNAIKIAKSS comes from the coding sequence ATGGCTCGAACAAAAGAAAGTAAACAAGGCATCATTAAGCAGCTTACGGAAAGACTTGCAGATGCGCGCTCAGTGGTATTTGTTAGCTTGAAGGGTTTGAAGGTTAAAGAAACCGAAGAATTACGTCGCAACTTGCGAGCAGAACGCATAGATTGCATGATGGCAAAAAAAACGCTGATTCGCCGTTCGCTTGAGAACCGCGGTGTAACAACAGTCGATCCAAAGCGCTATGAAGGAGAGGTTGCGTTGGTATGCGGTTATGATGATGAAGTAGCTCCTGCTCGATTGTTGGCGTTGTTTGCAAAAACCCATGAGGCATTGCAGCTTCTTGGAGGATTGATGTTCAAGGAAGGTGAAGAGTTGGTCAGTATGGATGCAATGCAAATTAAGCGTCTTGCCCTTCTGCCTTCTCAGACTGAACTTCGCGCTAAGGTAGTAGGATGTCTTGCCAACCCTCTGCGCGGCATTGTATCTGTTCTAAGCGGCAATACTAGAAGTCTCGTATATGTACTGAATGCAATCAAAATTGCGAAATCTTCCTAA